From the Fibrobacter sp. genome, one window contains:
- a CDS encoding insulinase family protein produces MIFSHKIFLRSLLALAFVAGAAHAAVNMPVHKEVLDNGLTVLLHPNSQAPTVSCRLFYVTGSVHEVPGKSGLAHMLEHELFKGTNKVGITDSVADARFMAVQDSLQALIRSAKMTADTAAVKKLTAEHDSVVNEHRKIFVKDELWSAYQAAGGTGLNAFTSDLMTAYIVTLPKDKIELFMWLEADRMQNAVLREFYSERSVVREERRMRYDDKPAGRYIETLNSMIYEAFPYRVPTIGWPSDIDNLTREMAAEHYRKYYKPRNAILVLAGDLDTTATMEMVKKYFSNIPAGEAFPPLTIRDPEQAGEKRLVVKRPDAPNMYDLVFKTAEVGDKSLYALDIIEGVLNGRSGRLYRRLVEQEKLAVGIRSSNSPNKYVSEFGVHVNLRPDADEAKVEQIVWEELEKLKTEPLSARDFEKVKNHSYAALVRSLTDMENVATMLAWYEMYGDYNIFLNWADELSKVTAADVQEIAQKTFVREKSVSGFLLKK; encoded by the coding sequence ATGATTTTCTCCCACAAGATTTTTTTACGCAGCTTGCTCGCCTTGGCCTTTGTGGCAGGGGCAGCTCATGCCGCAGTGAATATGCCGGTCCACAAGGAAGTGTTGGATAACGGCCTTACGGTCCTGTTGCACCCGAACTCTCAAGCTCCTACGGTGAGCTGCAGGCTCTTTTATGTGACGGGGTCCGTCCACGAAGTTCCGGGCAAGTCCGGACTTGCCCACATGTTGGAGCACGAGCTTTTCAAGGGCACGAACAAGGTGGGCATTACCGACAGCGTTGCCGATGCCCGGTTCATGGCGGTACAGGATTCTCTGCAGGCCTTGATTCGCTCGGCGAAAATGACGGCCGACACTGCTGCGGTCAAGAAGCTCACGGCGGAACACGATTCCGTGGTGAACGAACACCGCAAGATTTTCGTGAAGGATGAACTGTGGAGCGCCTACCAGGCTGCAGGCGGCACAGGACTCAACGCCTTCACCTCTGACCTGATGACGGCTTACATCGTGACGCTCCCCAAGGACAAAATCGAACTGTTCATGTGGCTGGAAGCGGACCGTATGCAGAACGCCGTACTGCGGGAGTTCTATTCGGAGCGTTCCGTGGTTCGCGAAGAACGTCGTATGCGTTACGACGACAAGCCTGCGGGTCGCTACATCGAGACGTTGAACTCTATGATTTACGAGGCGTTTCCTTACCGAGTGCCCACCATCGGCTGGCCTAGTGACATTGACAACTTGACTCGGGAAATGGCGGCGGAACACTACCGCAAGTATTACAAGCCCCGTAACGCCATTCTCGTGCTGGCGGGGGATTTGGACACGACGGCTACCATGGAAATGGTGAAGAAGTATTTCTCGAATATCCCTGCAGGGGAGGCGTTCCCGCCTCTCACCATCCGTGATCCGGAACAGGCCGGAGAAAAGCGTTTGGTGGTCAAGCGCCCCGACGCTCCCAACATGTACGACCTGGTTTTCAAGACGGCAGAAGTGGGCGACAAGAGCCTTTATGCTCTCGACATTATCGAAGGTGTACTGAACGGTCGTTCCGGCAGGCTTTACAGACGCCTGGTGGAGCAGGAAAAGCTGGCTGTCGGTATCCGCTCCAGTAACAGCCCCAACAAGTACGTTTCCGAATTCGGGGTTCATGTGAACCTGCGCCCCGATGCAGACGAAGCCAAGGTGGAGCAGATTGTCTGGGAAGAACTGGAAAAACTGAAGACCGAGCCTCTGAGTGCCCGCGACTTTGAAAAGGTCAAGAACCATTCCTATGCGGCCCTGGTCCGTAGTCTGACGGACATGGAGAACGTGGCCACAATGCTCGCCTGGTACGAAATGTACGGGGACTACAATATTTTCTTGAACTGGGCCGATGAACTTTCGAAGGTTACCGCCGCCGACGTTCAGGAAATTGCCCAGAAGACCTTTGTTCGGGAAAAATCCGTTTCGGGATTCTTGCTGAAAAAGTAA
- a CDS encoding family 16 glycosylhydrolase — translation MKTKFILPIIALGLFAACSDDSSSGNPTEPGADPTVESSASEETPSSDSTPLEPFRKEVENTIPNNTATEVEDFADYKYYGAELTGKDQFTYGRFEARMKMVSISGSVSSMFLYYDPSYLLGSEPWNEIDIEVLGTNPGMWQSNLITRLPDEDKKNPKITSEYKTGFGFNSTEDFHLFAFVWTPEYISWEIDSVEIRRDVIGMDKGQVEFMTLQQSLRFNLWASKSAAWTGKFTGAELADGPVAQEIDYVRVYSYDTETKTFTKSWQDDFDGDALDTKHWSKGNWEMENVMLSANNIVVEDGKCKLLISRVKKE, via the coding sequence CGAAATTCATTCTTCCAATTATTGCGCTAGGCCTGTTTGCCGCATGCTCCGACGATAGCAGCAGTGGTAATCCCACAGAACCAGGTGCCGATCCGACCGTGGAATCCTCCGCATCGGAAGAAACACCCAGTTCCGATTCCACTCCACTCGAACCCTTCCGCAAAGAAGTGGAAAATACAATTCCAAACAACACCGCCACCGAAGTCGAAGACTTCGCCGACTACAAGTATTACGGTGCAGAACTCACCGGCAAAGATCAGTTCACCTACGGGCGCTTCGAGGCCCGCATGAAGATGGTTTCCATCTCCGGTTCCGTAAGTTCCATGTTCCTCTACTACGATCCGTCTTATCTGCTTGGTAGCGAACCGTGGAACGAAATCGACATCGAAGTCCTCGGAACCAACCCGGGAATGTGGCAGTCCAACTTGATTACCCGTCTGCCGGACGAAGACAAGAAGAACCCCAAAATCACCTCGGAATACAAGACCGGTTTCGGATTCAATTCTACCGAAGACTTCCACCTGTTCGCCTTCGTGTGGACTCCCGAATATATTTCCTGGGAAATAGACAGCGTAGAAATCCGTCGTGATGTCATTGGCATGGATAAAGGCCAAGTGGAATTCATGACCCTCCAGCAATCCCTCCGTTTCAACCTGTGGGCTTCTAAAAGCGCCGCCTGGACAGGAAAATTCACAGGCGCTGAACTGGCCGATGGTCCCGTAGCGCAAGAGATTGACTATGTCCGCGTATACAGTTACGACACAGAAACAAAGACTTTCACCAAGTCCTGGCAAGACGATTTCGACGGTGACGCACTTGATACAAAGCACTGGAGCAAGGGCAACTGGGAAATGGAAAATGTCATGCTCTCGGCCAACAACATCGTAGTTGAAGACGGCAAGTGCAAACTGCTGATTTCACGAGTCAAAAAAGAATAA